The Daphnia pulex isolate KAP4 chromosome 7, ASM2113471v1 genome includes the window aaaaatcgtgtgTTTAAAAcggtttaaaattaattaataaatgtcGGATTGAAGCTAACAAGAACCTTGTCGAGCAAAGTCAAGTAGTCAACTGATGTCCGCAAATACTTTTTTGCCTCTTTTTATAGAAACATACAGTCATACACCCAGAATGGTTGAAGAGGGAACAGATAACCGTTGAACGTTCAttgttaaacatttttactaaGGTTAAATTTACATCAAAGAATGCTACTTTTGCGAAgttgaatataaaaaaggcATCTttatttgttccttttttttgctgtttaaGCTGTCTGCCTTTGAGAATTCACCGCGATGAGTAATGTGACGGAATATTTCACATCTTCTGAAATTGGCACGTTCATCATTAATTAGATCGTGAGTTCGTGACAGCTAGTATTATTTCAAATGCTAAATATATTTGGTTGTACTACACGACCAATGCTAAAGACAGGAGCGAACGGGAGCAATACACTCCGGAATTCCAAACAATTTCGAATATTCGTCGTTAGTGTATAGGCTACACTCAGacttttagaataaaaaaatctcgcATTAAAAAATTCCATTGTGTATACGCTATACAACTGCAACAGTGACAAGATATTTGATGCTCAAAAATTCTGcatggaaaaataatatcaaatattatttttgctAAATAATGGTTGCTGCACCAATTTTAGATTAGATGCGAATATAGTAAAAACTTGCCATACCCATGTACTTAACCTAATTACttggccttttatttttcggtttcACCTGTAATAATTTACTCTAATAAAGCAATAAAGAGTATATGAGAAATTTGCGCTAGGAGATAAGACAATTGCGCGAATTTTTCATGCGCAAGtcataatttaattgaaaatatattggaaATCTATGTAGCTATTGTATTTTAGTATCACTAGAAAGTTGAACGCGTGATTATAACCCCAataagttattttatttttcaaacctACCATCGAAGCATGATATTTTTACACAACAATTTGTAACCCTCATCATGgaatataaagaatattcAGCTAGAGTTTTATGTCCAACATGATTTCGTGTAAAAATGAAcgtgaataataaaatttgtaaaaaccGTGTATTGATTAcgtatttctattattttttcaaatatcaaCATAATAGTAAAACTCTACGATAAACACTATTGCCACCGATCTTTTGGttaagtaaaagaaaataatgaattttagCAAAGGGTAAATCCGGTTGGCACGCAATACAGTCCATTTCCATAAGCAAGATTCGTTACAGTCCTCAAACTTGTTGAATAAATCACCGAATATGACGTCAAAGTCGACGTGGCCTTGAAGGATCCAAAGACGTTTCGATTTCGCCGGAAATAACTGTCGACTGATGATTCGGTTTGTTTAGGATTTGTTGCATGAGCTCGCTCCTCTTCGTTTTGTGATGAAGTTACTAAATAGGCCAGATCAACGtctcttccttcttttggCAGCTTCTCTGACTGGGCAGCCGCCATGCTGCAAACATTTAAGGCAAATTTCGTCAATAACAAGAATTATGGATTTTGGAGTTTgtcttaaattatttaaaaaagctaCCTTTTGTCATCAAGCGGTAGCGGTAGCGGTAGCGGTGCATTGAAATATTCGTTGTTGCTATCCCCAATCAACAGATTCGGAACTCCACCTCTCTTGCGTCGACAAGCAGTAGTATATGAGAACATGGTTGAAGTATAACAACTGAATACAGTTGCAGCGGTGATGGTTGACGTAGCCGTTGTGAAAGAAGTTACGCTGGGAGACAACGAGTTCATGACAATACTCGCCAAATAACTGCCAACCCCAAAGAATCTCGGTTCCGAATTCGCTCTCAGCTTTTCGTTACGAATTGTTTCCGACGGTCTTCCCAGGGTGCGCTGTTCAACTTCTGAGTTATGTTGATAGTCGTATCTCTATGTATATTAAACAAttacaatacaaaaaataatttactaatCGTCATTTCCATTTAACCAACCGTTTATAAACTtataaatttcttaaattatttaactAGCGACTGAAAACTCagttaaaattgaaaaccTTTACGTTTTCAGGGTCAAGATAGAGTCCAGCATCGTCTGACTTGGGAAGAACGGGCCCATAATTTTGAAGGTTTTGGTCGAACAAGGAATAAAAAGGCACGCGCCCCGGATGAAAGGACCAATAAATGTTTTGCTGCCATGTAGCCGAAACGAAGCACAATAGAAACAAAGCAACGATATACATTTCCGTTGATTAATTTTTCTgtgaaaaaaatgggttttattCGTTCCACTCgcaaataaaatcataaaataaaaatgtattctaTGATTTCTATTCTCTTTATTATAGGAAGCTCTGTAGCTCACCGAGGACCTCGTCGGGCGAAGTCAAGTTTCCACCTGATATACACATTGACTATATTTTTATTG containing:
- the LOC124197745 gene encoding uncharacterized protein LOC124197745, with product MYIVALFLLCFVSATWQQNIYWSFHPGRVPFYSLFDQNLQNYGPVLPKSDDAGLYLDPENRYDYQHNSEVEQRTLGRPSETIRNEKLRANSEPRFFGVGSYLASIVMNSLSPSVTSFTTATSTITAATVFSCYTSTMFSYTTACRRKRGGVPNLLIGDSNNEYFNAPLPLPLPLDDKSMAAAQSEKLPKEGRDVDLAYLVTSSQNEEERAHATNPKQTESSVDSYFRRNRNVFGSFKATSTLTSYSVIYSTSLRTVTNLAYGNGLYCVPTGFTLC